Genomic DNA from Thiosocius teredinicola:
TCACGCTGCTTAACGGCGCTAGATCAGCTTTCTTTAATACTTGGAATCCCCAATTCGGCAAATCTTTGCCGCCTGAAAGCCGCTCTGTTGCCGCGTGTTGCCGCAGCGTCGAATGGCTATCGGCAAGACGACGCTCGGCTTCAATTCGCTAAATTCCTCTATTTATATGGATGCAACGACCAAGCGCCGCACCCCGCCTCGCGTTGCCGATTCACATGGCACACATCATGCAAAACTCTCGGCACCTGGATTGTGTCGGCAAGATCGTGCAAGCCCTGTTCGTACCTGCCGTCCATCGAACGACTGTATGCAAAGGAGCATATCGAAATGGCTATGAGCAATGCGGTACAACACGCGCACGACGAGTATGTCGAGATCGAAACCCTGTATGGCAAACAGGTCGTCGACAAGGCGAGCCTGCTGAACTTCCCGGAAGGCCTCGCCGGTTTTGAAGACCTGCACGTCTTCAAGCTGTTCCACGAAGAAGGCGCGTCGACGGTTTATTACCTTCAATCGACCGAAGACCCCTACATCCGTTTCCCGATGGTGCCGGCCGAGGCCTGCAACATCGACTACCGCATCGAGCTCACCGATGACGAAGCCGATACGCTGGCGATCGAAACCCCTGAAGACATTCTGATGCTGGTCACGATCTCCGATAATCCCGAGCAGCCGCAGCGCGGTATTACCGCGAACCTGATGGCGCCGATCATCATCAATGCCCATACCCGCGTTGGCCTGCAGAAACCCCTGCAGCAGATTCGCGGCGGTGTCGTATTCGAAGCCCGTTGATGCGGCAAAGCCCTGCCGTCCGGCCGGCAGCCGACAACGGCAAAGGCTTGCCACACTGAGCGAAGCACACAATGCCAGGTACGCCGAATCAGCCCGCAAAGACACCCATTGCGGGCTTTTTCGTGCCCGGTTGCAAGAATACGCCGTAAAACAAGGCATCTTTCAACCTGGCATCTATTTTGCTGATTCACTAACAGCGCGCTGATGGCAAGAACCGACAAGAGCCTGCGCCGAATCAAACTAAATTTGGCAATGAGGAATGCAACATGCCACAAGTGATTAATACCAACATGATGTCGCTGAACTCGCAGCGCGCATTGAACAACTCGCAGTCCAGCCTGATGACGTCGGTCGAACGCCTGTCTTCCGGATTGCGCATCAACCGCGCCAAGGACGACGCTGCCGGCCTGGCTATCGCCGAACGCATCACGTCGCAGGTTCGCGGCTTGGAGCAGGCGATGCGCAACGCCAACGACGGCATCTCGATGCTGCAGACCACGGAAGGCGCAATGGACGAGATCACCAACGCCCTGCAGCGTATGCGCGAACTCGCGGTACAAGCGGCGAACGGCACGGTCAACACCACCGACAAGGCATCGCTGAACCAGGAATTCGTGGCATTGTCTGCAGAGATCTCGCGAATCACCACGTCGACTGAATTCAACGGCACCGATGTATTGAACGGCGGCGCCACGATCACCCTGCAGGTCGGCTTCAAAGACGCTACAGACAACCAGATCTCTATCACGCTGGCCGACATCACCAGCCTGACGTCACTGGCCGATACGATCACCACGGCAGGCGGTGCGACCGGCGCACTCGCCAAGATCGATGCCGACCTCGATACCATTTCATCGGCACGCGCCGATATCGGTGCCACGCAGAACCGATTGGAATCGACAATCCGCAACATCGCCAACGTGGTCGAGAACCAGAGCGCCGCGCGCTCACGCGTCCGCGATGCAGACTTTGCCGCAGAAACGGCCAACCTGACGCGTGCGCAGATTCTGCAGCAGGCAGGTACGGCCATGCTGGCACAAGCCAACCAGATCCCGCAGAACGTTCTGCAACTGTTGGGATAAGCATGAGGTAAGAACCGGCCTGTTGCGACGGGCCGGTACGGTTGACCTCACGCAACTTTTCGCCAAAGGGTGGGCGGCGGCTTTCGGGCCGTCGTCCAGCCACCTCAAACAAGTCCTTTCACTTGGCGTCGGGCAACGCAGGCACTATGCTCCGCTCAAGATGCACGAATCCCATTCAGCTTTCACGCACATTGCTGGCCTGAAGTCGCGACCGATATGAGCGATATCGCCGCGGAAAACATCGCCCTCCTCCGCAGTCGTTGGCCACAGCTCGCGGAAAAGATTCTGGCCTCGCCGCCGCCGCAAGACATGCAGTGGGACGAGACGGGTAACCACCCCACCCTGGTCATCGCCGGCGCACGGCTGTGGAGCGCCTACGACTCCGACGCCGAAGCACAGATGCAGGCCGGCATGATCCCGCAAGACAGCGAGCATGCCGCGGTCTACGGTATCGGTGGTGCCGACCTGATCCGCGAACTGCTGCAACGACCGCAGCTCAAGACACTATATGTGATCGTATTGAACACCGGCGTGTTGCATGTTCTGCTGCACTGCCTCGATCATCGTGGCTGGCTGCAGGATTCACGTGTGACCCTGGTCGATGGCGCGACGCAAAACAAGGTCCTGCTGCCGTTCGCCGTCATACCGCCGTGCCTGAAGCTGAGCACACCCGACAACGCCAAGCTGCACGATATGCTCGTCAGCGAACTGATCCTGCCTTTCGAGCGTGAACGCCACCGCCAGCTCGAGCCGTTGCGCAAGCGCCAGATCGAACAGAATCTCACCTTCGTTGAACAAGACGGCGACGTGCAGGAACTGTTCGACACCCAACCCGGCAGCACGGCATTTGTCGCCATTGCGGGCCCGACGCTCGCCAAAACCGCCGGCTGGATCAAGCGACATCGCACCGAGGGCATGGTGATCGCCGTGGACGGTGCACTGAAACCCCTGCTCGATGAAGGCATCACGCCGGACATCGTGGTCAGTGTCGACGACAACCGCGAAACAATCCTGCGCTACTTTCAGATCGATCTCGAACCATGCCGTGACGCACGGCTGGTGTATACGCCGCTGGTACACAACGACATCCTCAAGCTGTGGCCGGGCAGACGGCTCACCAGCTATACCTTCGAGTCGATCTATCACGACGTGAAAGCGCGCTTCCCCAAGGGCGAGCTGTTCGTCGCAGGATCGGTGTCGCATCCTGCGGTCGACCTCGCGGCAAAGATCGGTGCGCAAACCATTTACCTGTTCGGTGCGGATTTCGGTTTCCCCGGCGGTAAGATCCACGCGAACACCGAGGCGCCAGCCGATTTCTATGCCGCCGCATCACAGGCCGGCGCATCGGCGATGGACGGTCACGGTAAACGCATTCCAACGATGACCAGCTTCAACGGTTACCGACTCGGGCTGGAGCATTACATCGGGCGCAATTCCGCTATTCGCTTCATCAATGCAAGTCGCGACGGCGCTCATATCCAGGGCACGACCTATCTCGAGGATACAGCGGCGTGATTCTGGGCAGCGAGTGCGTGTTCTACAACGACTACTACGAGACCTTGCGCGGTCTGCGTTGCGCAGAGATCGGACGTGCCAACACCCATCTCGAGCGCTTCATCGACCTGCTGGCGATACAACTGCAACGCATGAGTCCCAATGCGCAGCAGAAGGCGCTGCTGTGCATCAACACCATGCTGGCGGCCAGACAACGCGATGACAGTATCGGCCTCGCCGATTGTCTGCAGTACGAGTTGCCGCAGACCCTGGAAGAGGCCGAGTTCAGCCCGACGTTGCTGAACGTCGACCTGTTGCAACGGCTGCGCGCGATACCCAAACCGACCGGCGATGCCGGTGATACCGAAAGAATCGCTGCCGAGCTGCGTTCGATCTACCGCGAGTTTCCGCAAGCGCAAGGCCTGGCCACCTACTACGCCAGCCAGGTCTACCTGTTCGAGCAGTTCGATGATGCCGCCACGCTGATTGCACTCGATGAAAGCGAAGGCCGCCTGACGGCTGCCGGTTCCTACATCCGCGCTATTGCTCTGGGCAAGGCGTCCGATGCCAATATGCCGCAGTCGCGCGCCGAAATCGCGGCTGCCTACCAAGCTTGTGCCGCGTTGCGCGACGGCAACATCCAACTGGGATGGTTCAAGGCCGAACGTGGCGATTGGCCCACCGCATTGCAGTTGATGCAGGAAGACATCGAGCAGGGTCGCACCGGTGCCACCGGCATCGCCGACGTCGGTTTCGCCCTCGCCCACCTTGAGGACTGGGCAAACGCACGCACCGCGGTCGAAGAGGCCTACAAAGCCGACGAGAGCATGACCGATCGTTTCGGCTGGATGGGTTGGATCGGCTACCTGAAAGGCAAAGGCACCGCGTTTTTTGCCGATTGCCTGCGCGAAGATGAAACGCGCGACCGCACCTGGATCTGGGGACAGGTATTCGCCGGCTGCCTCGCCGCCGCGCGAGGCGATGCCGCGAAGGCCGAGGCTGAGATCGACGCCGCGTACACCGAACTGCCGGGAAAGCACAGTTGGTACTGCGCCATCGGCTGGCTGCTGATCCGCTCCGGCGATACCGCAACCGGCTGCAGGTTGATGCAGCGCGACCTGGATCAGGACGCCATGCCGCACTTCTGGAAACCGGCGTACGCGATCGCCCAGGCAATCCAC
This window encodes:
- the fliW gene encoding flagellar assembly protein FliW; translation: MAMSNAVQHAHDEYVEIETLYGKQVVDKASLLNFPEGLAGFEDLHVFKLFHEEGASTVYYLQSTEDPYIRFPMVPAEACNIDYRIELTDDEADTLAIETPEDILMLVTISDNPEQPQRGITANLMAPIIINAHTRVGLQKPLQQIRGGVVFEAR
- a CDS encoding motility associated factor glycosyltransferase family protein encodes the protein MSDIAAENIALLRSRWPQLAEKILASPPPQDMQWDETGNHPTLVIAGARLWSAYDSDAEAQMQAGMIPQDSEHAAVYGIGGADLIRELLQRPQLKTLYVIVLNTGVLHVLLHCLDHRGWLQDSRVTLVDGATQNKVLLPFAVIPPCLKLSTPDNAKLHDMLVSELILPFERERHRQLEPLRKRQIEQNLTFVEQDGDVQELFDTQPGSTAFVAIAGPTLAKTAGWIKRHRTEGMVIAVDGALKPLLDEGITPDIVVSVDDNRETILRYFQIDLEPCRDARLVYTPLVHNDILKLWPGRRLTSYTFESIYHDVKARFPKGELFVAGSVSHPAVDLAAKIGAQTIYLFGADFGFPGGKIHANTEAPADFYAAASQAGASAMDGHGKRIPTMTSFNGYRLGLEHYIGRNSAIRFINASRDGAHIQGTTYLEDTAA
- a CDS encoding flagellin N-terminal helical domain-containing protein: MPQVINTNMMSLNSQRALNNSQSSLMTSVERLSSGLRINRAKDDAAGLAIAERITSQVRGLEQAMRNANDGISMLQTTEGAMDEITNALQRMRELAVQAANGTVNTTDKASLNQEFVALSAEISRITTSTEFNGTDVLNGGATITLQVGFKDATDNQISITLADITSLTSLADTITTAGGATGALAKIDADLDTISSARADIGATQNRLESTIRNIANVVENQSAARSRVRDADFAAETANLTRAQILQQAGTAMLAQANQIPQNVLQLLG